The Sphaeramia orbicularis chromosome 16, fSphaOr1.1, whole genome shotgun sequence genome window below encodes:
- the myo1eb gene encoding myosin IEb: MGSKERYHWQAQNVKVSGVDDMVLLSKISEDAITDNLKKRYMDDYIFTYIGPVLISVNPFKQLPYFTDREVEMYQGAAQYENPPHIYALADNMYRNMMIDTENQCVIISGESGAGKTVAAKFIMSYVSKVSGGGDKVQHVKDIILQSNPLLEAFGNAKTVRNNNSSRFGKYFEIQFSRGGAPDGGKISNFLLEKSRVVSQNTGERNFHIYYQLLEGASGEQRENLGITTPDYYYYLNQSGTYTVEDVNDKKEFNDTMDAMSVVGLSIEDQDSVLQLVAAILHLGNISFREENNYAVVESQDFLAFPSYLLGILQDGLCSKLTSRIMDSKWGGKTESISVTLNTEQAAFSRDALSKALYTRLFDFLVDCINKAMQKDQEELNIGVLDIYGFEIFQQNGFEQFCINFVNEKLQQIFIELTLKAEQEEYVQEGIQWTPIEYFNNKVVCDLIESKVNPPGLMSILDDVCATMHAKGEGADQTLLQKLQGQIGSHEHFSSWNKGFIIHHYAGKVSYNVNGFCERNRDVLFNDIIELMQSSEFPFIRALFPENLEAEKRGRPSTASSKIKKQANSLVQTLMKCTPHYIRCIKPNETKRPRDWEDNRVRHQVEYLGLRENIRVRRAGYAYRRVFNKFLQRYAILTKETWPSWRGEQRQGVMHLLNSVHMDQDQFQLGKTKVFIKAPESLFLLEEMRERKYNGYARVIQKAWRKHIAVRKYVKMREEASDILLNKKERRRNSLNRNFVGDYLGMDNHPEIRQFVGRRERIDFADVVLKFDRRFRTVKRDLILTPKFLYLIGREKVKQGPDKGQIQEVLKRKIEVNKIQSVSLSTLQDDMFIVHEEEYDSVLQSIFKTEFLSLLVKRYQEKTQKKLPLKFNNLLEFKVKKGGWGPFSSSGSRQIQFQAGQGDEAILKPSGKVLQVSIGPGLPKNSRPTRRDNRKSRYMGHQAPPTNQYESAPRFRDSRVPRGSFSRGSLLRQQSSMEQPSLPRLQSQRRPDNRSQQQQDMRFMDVPEQGAAGLQRRRSKEVKPLPGAGRPKPGPRPKPRSPQCKALYAYDAQDTDELSFNADDVIEILSEDASGWWYGRLRGREGMFPGNYVEKI; this comes from the exons ATG GGTAGTAAGGAGCGCTACCATTGGCAGGCTCAGAATGTGAAGGTGAGCGGCGTCGACGACATGGTGCTCTTGTCAAAAATCAGCGAGGACGCCATCACGGACAACCTTAAGAAGAGATACATGGACGACTACATCTTT ACCTACATTGGTCCAGTTCTGATCTCGGTGAATCCATTTAAACAGCTTCCATATTTCACAGACAGAGAGGTGGAGATGTACCAGGGAGCG GCTCAGTATGAGAACCCTCCACATATCTACGCTCTGGCTGACAACATGTACCGCAACATGATGATTGACACCGAGAACCAGTGTGTCATCATCAG TGGAGAGAGCGGTGCTGGAAAAACAGTAGCTGCTAAATTCATCATGAGCTATGTTTCCAAAGTGTCAGGAGGAGGAGACAAAGTCCAG CACGTGAAAGACATCATCCTACAGTCGAACCCTCTGCTGGAGGCGTTTGGAAATGCAAAGACTGTCCGCAACAACAACTCCAGCAGATTT GGTAAATATTTTGAGATCCAGTTCAGCCGAGGCGGAGCTCCTGATGGAGGGAAAATCTCCAACTTCCTCTTGGAGAAAAGCAGAGTGGTTTCGCAGAACACAGGAGAGAGGAACTTCCACATCTACTACCAG CTGTTGGAGGGGGCGAGTGGAGAGCAGAGGGAGAACCTGGGGATCACGACCcccgactactactactacctcaaCCAATCAGGAACCTACACAGTAGAGGACGTCAACGACAAGAAGGAGTTTAACGACACGATG GATGCCATGTCAGTAGTAGGTCTGTCGATAGAGGATCAGGATTCAGTTCTTCAGCTCGTTGCAGCAATTCTTCATCTGGGAAACATTAGCTTCAGGGAGGAAAACAACTATGCAGTGGTGGAGAGTCaggact TCCTGGCCTTCCCATCCTACCTGTTGGGGATCCTTCAGGACGGTCTGTGCAGTAAACTCACCAGCAGGATCATGGACAGTAAGTGGGGCGGGAAGACCGAGTCCATCTCCGTGACCCTGAACACCGAACAGGCTGCTTTCTCCAGAGACGCCCTGTCCAAAGCGCTGTACACCCGACTCTTCGACTTCCTCGTTGAT TGTATAAACAAAGCCATGCAGAAGGACCAGGAAGAGCTGAACATCGGAGTGTTGGACATCTATGGCTTTGAGATCTTTCAG CAAAATGGCTTTGAGCAGTTCTGCATCAACTTTGTGAACGAGAAACTACAGCAGATTTTTATCGAGCTCACACTGAAGGCTGAGCAG GAAGAGTATGTTCAGGAGGGTATCCAATGGACGCCAATTGAGTATTTCAACAACAAGGTGGTCTGTGACCTCATTGAGTCCAAAGTG AATCCTCCTGGATTAATGAGCATCTTGGATGATGTATGTGCCACGATGCATGCCAAAGGTGAGGGAGCGGACCAGACTCTACTGCAGAAACTTCAGGGTCAGATTGGATCCCATGAACACTTCAGCAGCTGGAACAAAGGATTCATCATCCACCACTACGCCGGAAAG GTGTCCTACAATGTCAATGGTTTCTGTGAAAGGAACAGAGACGTGTTGTTTAATGACATCATTGAACTGATGCAGAGCAGCGAGTT TCCGTTCATCAGAGCCCTATTTCCTGAGAACCTGGAGGCTGAGAAGAGAGGCCGTCCAAGCACCGCCAGCAGCAAGATCAAG AAACAAGCCAACAGCCTGGTCCAGACCCTGATGAAGTGCACCCCCCACTACATCCGCTGCATCAAACCAAATGAGACCAAACGACCCCGGGACTGGGAGGACAATCGGGTCAGACACCAGGTTGAGTATTTAGGTCTGAGGGAGAACATTCGGGTCCGAAGAGCTGGATATGCCTATCGTCGAGTCTTCAACAAGTTCCTGCAGAG ATATGCCATCTTAACGAAGGAGACGTGGCCGTCATGGCGTGGCGAGCAGCGTCAGGGTGTTATGCACCTGCTCAACTCAGTGCACATGGACCAGGACCAGTTCCAGCTGGGGAAAACCAAAGTCTTCATCAAAGCACCCGAATCG CTATTCCTGTTGGAAGAGATGAGGGAGAGGAAATATAACGGTTACGCTCGAGTCATCCAGAAAGCGTGGCGCAAACACATCGCTGTACGCAAATATGTCAAGATGCGGGAAGAAG CATCCGACATCTTGCTAAACAAGAAGGAGCGACGGAGAAACAGCCTGAACCGAAACTTTGTAGGAGACTATCTTGGGATGGACAACCACCCCGAGATCCGGCAGTTTGTCGGCCGCAGAGAGAGAATCGACTTCGCTGATGTGGTGCTGAAGTTTGACCGTCGGTTCAGG ACGGTGAAACGAGACCTCATCCTGACCCCCAAGTTCCTCTACCTGATTGGTCGAGAGAAGGTGAAGCAGGGTCCAGATAAGGGACAGATCCAGGAGGTTCTGAAGAGGAAGATCGAAGTGAACAAGATCCAGTCTGTTTCCCTGAG cactCTGCAGGATGACATGTTCATCGTCCATGAGGAGGAATATGACAGCGTTCTTCAGAGCATCTTCAAAACAGAGTTCCTCAGTCTGCTCGTCAAACGTTACCAGGAGAAAACTCAGAAGAAGCTGCCACTCAAGTTCAACAACCT tctggaGTTTAAGGTGAAGAAAGGAGGCTGGGGTCCATTCAGCTCCTCAGGGTCCAGACAGATCCAGTTCCAGGCGGGTCAGGGTGATGAAGCCATCCTAAAGCCCAGTGGGAAGGTCCTGCAGGTCTCTATCGGGCCGGGTCTGCCCAAAAACTCCC GACCGACCAGGAGGGACAACCGAAAGAGCCGCTACATGGGCCACCAGGCTCCGCCCACCAACCAGTATGAGTCAG CTCCTCGGTTCAGGGATAGCAGAGTTCCCAGAGGCTCCTTCTCCAGAGGTTCACTGTTGAGGCAGCAGTCCAGCATGGAGCAGCCCAGCCTGCCCCGCCTCCAGAGCCAGCGTCGCCCGGACAACCGGTCACAACAGCAGCAAGACATGCGCTTCATGGATGTCCCCGAACAGGGAGCCGCAGG GCTGCAGCGGCGTCGATCCAAAGAGGTGAAGCCCCTTCCAGGAGCAGGTCGACCCAAACCGGGCCCCAGACCAAAGCCCCGGTCACCGCAGTGCAAAGCGCTGTACGCCTACGACGCCCAGGACACCGACGAGCTGAGCTTCAATGCAGACGATGTCATCGAGATCCTCAGCGAAG ATGCATCCGGTTGGTGGTATGGTCGTCTCCGTGGACGAGAGGGAATGTTTCCTGGAAACTACGTGGAGAAGATCTGA